A genome region from Methanobacterium subterraneum includes the following:
- a CDS encoding HEPN domain-containing protein produces MQILMGNAHHKLKVAKNLLGNGFYGDAVSRAYYAMFFAARALLSKKNMYPKTHRGLISQFGLELVKTGKFDNKVFDILNRAQEDREEADYGLLPEIGKKEAEIIISGAEAFLAECETNLRK; encoded by the coding sequence GTGCAAATCTTAATGGGGAATGCTCACCACAAATTAAAAGTGGCTAAAAACCTGTTGGGGAACGGTTTCTATGGGGATGCTGTAAGCAGGGCTTATTATGCAATGTTTTTCGCAGCAAGAGCCTTATTATCCAAAAAGAACATGTATCCAAAAACACACAGAGGATTAATTTCACAGTTCGGATTGGAATTAGTAAAGACGGGTAAATTTGACAACAAAGTTTTTGATATACTTAACAGGGCCCAAGAAGATAGGGAAGAGGCAGATTATGGACTTCTACCTGAAATAGGTAAAAAAGAAGCTGAAATTATAATTTCTGGTGCTGAGGCCTTTTTAGCAGAATGCGAAACCAACTTGCGAAAATAA
- the cas2 gene encoding CRISPR-associated endonuclease Cas2, producing MYVIIVYDIKVERVNKVKGYLRTQLNWIQNSVFEGEVTPSELVDIKKNLKEIMNKNEDSIIIYTLRTEKAMKRDVMGIEKAPIDGIL from the coding sequence ATGTATGTAATCATTGTTTATGATATCAAGGTGGAAAGAGTGAATAAAGTCAAAGGATATCTCCGCACACAGCTCAACTGGATTCAGAACTCAGTATTTGAAGGGGAAGTTACCCCCAGTGAATTAGTAGATATAAAAAAGAATTTAAAAGAGATTATGAATAAAAATGAGGATTCAATAATAATTTACACCCTAAGAACAGAAAAAGCAATGAAAAGAGATGTGATGGGGATTGAGAAGGCGCCTATTGATGGGATACTATGA
- the hisG gene encoding ATP phosphoribosyltransferase, translating to MEKIILGLPKGSLNNVNRGNTYQLFVDAGYEVRGYEPGKEENEITILNDPEIKGFLTRPQSAPVELNRQILDLAIIGEDWVREESVNLKEQLIKKVGDLDYGQTRLIVAVPSDDPYESLSEFFRANKGRENPILCFTEYPNLTRQFFMENDGYQELFGESKPLVQVRGLWDGDNEMVQIINSDGATEVYIAKGADLVVDNTQTGSSLRKAGLKILETIMESSAGLYAGPSCTQEKAEKARIIFEQLFGAIKARKYFDVKFNIANQKLDNVKDFLMSNEYCSDEPTAVKGSSFSQVNVLIPKNKFPEMLKGIKTFGASAIVRENVKQYVQ from the coding sequence ATGGAAAAAATAATACTCGGCCTTCCTAAAGGAAGTTTAAACAATGTTAACCGGGGTAACACTTACCAGTTATTTGTTGATGCAGGTTATGAGGTTCGGGGATACGAACCCGGTAAGGAAGAGAACGAAATCACCATCCTCAATGACCCTGAAATTAAGGGATTTCTAACCAGACCCCAGAGTGCACCAGTGGAACTCAATCGACAGATTCTTGACCTGGCAATTATCGGAGAAGACTGGGTCCGGGAAGAATCAGTGAATCTAAAAGAACAACTCATAAAAAAAGTTGGAGATCTGGATTACGGTCAAACCAGGCTCATCGTGGCCGTCCCCAGCGATGATCCTTATGAATCTCTGTCTGAATTTTTCAGGGCCAATAAGGGTCGGGAAAATCCCATACTCTGTTTCACCGAGTACCCCAACCTCACCCGTCAGTTCTTCATGGAAAACGATGGTTACCAGGAATTATTCGGTGAAAGCAAACCTTTAGTTCAGGTACGTGGTCTGTGGGATGGGGACAATGAAATGGTCCAGATAATTAACTCCGACGGCGCCACCGAGGTTTACATAGCAAAAGGAGCCGACCTGGTTGTGGACAACACCCAAACTGGTAGTAGCCTCCGGAAAGCAGGACTCAAAATCCTGGAAACCATTATGGAATCCAGTGCAGGATTATACGCTGGTCCCAGCTGCACACAGGAAAAGGCAGAAAAGGCAAGGATTATATTTGAACAATTATTCGGAGCAATAAAGGCAAGGAAATACTTCGATGTTAAATTTAATATTGCTAACCAGAAACTGGACAATGTAAAGGATTTCTTAATGTCCAATGAATACTGTTCTGATGAACCCACCGCAGTTAAAGGAAGCAGTTTCTCCCAAGTTAATGTCTTGATTCCTAAAAATAAATTCCCAGAAATGTTAAAAGGAATAAAAACCTTCGGAGCCTCTGCTATTGTCCGGGAAAATGTTAAACAGTATGTGCAGTAA
- a CDS encoding tetratricopeptide repeat protein: protein MKDKSPSIQEWENLYSAAVEFKKLKPWEWMWDDDIFGVKNPETGETGFCCVMGGGGEHFALGLYQGSEGLDGLSRIRSGEILPDEPEALFVQKCLMASFENREFIEDEDYQILRKLGLRFRGKNAWPLFRSYQPGYVPWYVTDDEARFLTLALEQAIQVCRQYYENPEVLKPPMMTQLLVRVLDGDTWHDEWLEPWDLEEKEVTGRFVKEEDLEEILKFSHKGVLEVDYYFYPEPVQEETDQRPYFPHTILWADHESGLLLNTTLSEPNEWVPSLLKSFQEVTESRGSLPHKIQVQKVEIYDLMENITSKLDIELSMATGLDVLDDAREYILDTSMDDPVIQVLEGIMEDESFREMVENGKLMELLEEGTLPDSMREELIQALNEELEESGGELEEPEEEPDRFIMINPPENKANNFSKQITLLPDDNYQGIFPTKSEREFQDKPRRVAKSCELLLETYSDESIIKKELEKLIKEDPDFLDSYLILSKIFIGEGKESEAEKTLDIAYHRALNLMTDEKDCWPAKLEDSWIPNWHIINAILRKAMWLWEHDKTYAALNLFRKLLKTNPHDLFGVRHYILAISMGRDYYDFIKWVVECGNDEIVWEWFEENYPKFPDEFARWREEAEN, encoded by the coding sequence ATGAAAGATAAATCACCATCAATTCAAGAGTGGGAAAACCTGTATTCTGCTGCAGTGGAGTTTAAAAAACTCAAACCATGGGAGTGGATGTGGGATGATGATATATTTGGGGTTAAAAATCCAGAAACTGGAGAAACAGGATTCTGTTGTGTGATGGGAGGTGGTGGTGAACATTTTGCCCTTGGTTTATATCAGGGTAGTGAAGGTTTGGATGGATTATCCCGCATAAGATCTGGAGAGATTTTGCCAGATGAACCAGAAGCTTTGTTTGTACAGAAATGTCTCATGGCCTCCTTTGAAAACCGGGAATTCATAGAAGATGAAGATTATCAAATATTAAGGAAACTGGGATTAAGATTCAGAGGGAAAAATGCCTGGCCATTATTCCGGAGTTACCAGCCCGGTTACGTTCCATGGTATGTGACTGATGATGAAGCAAGATTCCTGACTCTGGCACTGGAACAGGCCATTCAGGTTTGCAGACAATATTATGAAAATCCAGAGGTGCTCAAACCGCCCATGATGACCCAGTTACTGGTTCGGGTACTCGATGGTGACACCTGGCATGATGAATGGCTTGAACCCTGGGATCTGGAAGAAAAGGAAGTGACGGGGAGATTTGTTAAGGAAGAGGATCTGGAGGAGATTCTGAAATTTTCCCATAAGGGTGTTTTGGAGGTGGATTACTATTTTTACCCGGAACCGGTTCAGGAAGAAACAGATCAAAGGCCCTACTTCCCCCACACCATACTCTGGGCTGATCATGAAAGTGGTCTCCTACTGAACACCACTTTAAGTGAACCCAATGAATGGGTGCCCAGTTTATTAAAGTCATTTCAGGAAGTAACTGAATCCAGAGGATCCTTACCCCACAAGATACAGGTCCAGAAAGTGGAAATCTATGATCTAATGGAAAACATCACCTCCAAATTGGATATTGAATTATCCATGGCGACTGGTTTAGATGTACTTGATGATGCCAGGGAGTATATTCTGGATACATCCATGGACGATCCGGTTATTCAGGTACTGGAAGGAATAATGGAGGATGAATCATTCCGGGAAATGGTGGAAAATGGGAAACTTATGGAATTACTGGAAGAAGGGACCCTTCCAGATTCAATGAGAGAGGAGTTGATACAGGCTTTAAATGAGGAACTTGAAGAATCTGGTGGGGAACTTGAAGAACCGGAAGAGGAACCTGACCGTTTTATAATGATTAATCCCCCTGAAAATAAAGCTAATAATTTTTCAAAACAGATCACATTACTTCCTGATGATAACTATCAGGGGATCTTTCCGACAAAATCTGAAAGAGAATTCCAGGACAAACCACGTCGTGTGGCCAAATCATGTGAACTTTTACTGGAAACATATTCGGATGAATCTATCATTAAAAAAGAACTGGAGAAGTTAATTAAAGAAGATCCTGATTTTCTTGATTCATATTTAATCCTTTCCAAGATATTTATAGGGGAGGGAAAGGAATCTGAAGCTGAAAAAACACTTGATATTGCTTACCACCGAGCTTTGAATTTAATGACCGATGAAAAAGATTGCTGGCCAGCTAAACTGGAGGATAGCTGGATTCCAAACTGGCATATTATAAATGCCATATTAAGAAAAGCAATGTGGTTATGGGAACACGATAAAACTTATGCTGCCCTGAATTTATTCAGAAAACTCCTTAAAACCAATCCCCATGATTTATTTGGTGTGAGGCATTATATCCTGGCCATTTCCATGGGTAGGGATTATTATGACTTCATAAAATGGGTGGTGGAATGTGGCAATGATGAAATCGTTTGGGAATGGTTTGAGGAAAATTACCCCAAGTTTCCAGATGAATTTGCCAGGTGGAGGGAAGAAGCAGAGAATTAA
- the cas1b gene encoding type I-B CRISPR-associated endonuclease Cas1b: MKRNYYVMSDGILKRKENTVYFVNKQGKKPLPINKIYSIYAYGSLTFSSQVVHLLAKEGIPIHFFNYYGFYDGSFYPRETLLSGDLLIKQAEHYLDHDKRMIVAKKFVEGAGQNMGKVLSYYKIENTIGNTMEDLSDCDVITEVMNVEGRMRSAYYTHMDEILPDGFKMEGRSRRPPENMINALISFGNSLLYSTVLSEIYHTQLNPTISYLHEPFERRYSLALDLSEIFKPILVDRLIFYLVNKRMLKEEDFERDINYCLLNDQGRKIFLKEYDERLKKTIKHRELNRKVSYRRLIRLEAYKLIKHLLGSKEYNPFVIWW, encoded by the coding sequence ATGAAAAGAAATTACTATGTAATGTCAGACGGAATTCTAAAACGAAAGGAAAACACAGTTTATTTTGTAAACAAACAGGGTAAGAAACCTTTACCTATAAATAAAATATATTCCATCTATGCCTATGGATCTTTAACCTTTTCTTCCCAGGTAGTTCACTTACTGGCCAAGGAAGGTATACCCATCCACTTTTTCAACTATTATGGGTTTTATGATGGTAGTTTTTATCCCCGGGAAACTCTTCTCTCTGGAGATCTTCTGATTAAACAGGCCGAACACTACCTTGACCATGACAAACGGATGATCGTTGCTAAAAAGTTCGTGGAAGGTGCAGGGCAGAATATGGGAAAAGTACTATCATATTACAAAATAGAAAATACTATTGGAAACACAATGGAGGATCTCAGTGATTGTGATGTCATCACCGAAGTAATGAATGTGGAAGGTAGGATGCGTTCAGCTTATTACACCCACATGGATGAAATATTACCAGATGGCTTTAAAATGGAAGGTCGCAGTCGTCGACCACCAGAAAATATGATAAATGCCCTTATTAGTTTCGGAAACTCTCTTCTTTACTCGACGGTGTTAAGTGAAATTTACCATACTCAACTCAATCCAACTATTTCTTACCTGCATGAACCATTTGAACGTCGTTACTCCCTTGCACTGGACTTGAGTGAAATATTTAAACCTATATTGGTAGATCGGCTTATCTTTTACCTGGTTAACAAAAGAATGCTTAAAGAGGAAGATTTTGAGAGGGACATAAATTACTGTCTCTTAAATGACCAAGGTCGCAAAATATTCCTTAAAGAATATGATGAACGCCTCAAAAAGACCATAAAACATCGAGAACTTAACCGTAAAGTTTCTTATCGACGATTAATACGTTTAGAGGCGTATAAACTCATAAAACATTTGTTGGGCTCTAAGGAGTACAATCCATTTGTGATATGGTGGTGA
- a CDS encoding B12-binding domain-containing radical SAM protein, with amino-acid sequence MNDIDVLLINPIDDTAVKNGLGLKIPPLNLMYLAAALENASITVKIIDDDLYQAGFDKITNLASKIDPKVVGITATTATIKNALEYIKNIKKALPNTLTVIGGPHPTFMPYETLKSEKTLDAVVIGEGEETIVDIADNARKNLSGIKGISYRNDDKIRKTPSRPLIKDLDSLPFPARHLVPFKSYELSSQAGGMITSRGCVFSCNYCSSSLIMGKKFRTRSPENVVDELEELSYKYGLKEVAFLDDIFMLNKKRAGMIADEIKCRDIDVSFIASSRVNNVDKRLLESLKDSGMSTLYCGVESGSQRVLDLMGKGITLKQAENAFKIAKNVGIDVVGSFILGYPGETVEEMNQTIDFSIKLDPDYCQYSILTPFPGTPIYYELKHKGLLDTENWDRYTVINSVINYEKLGLSKKLVEKKLARAYLKFYTRPKYVLSHSNMFKVLIKTLFRSYVMPKIRGGTPEGWYNTLESIE; translated from the coding sequence TTGAATGATATTGATGTCTTGTTGATAAATCCCATAGACGATACAGCAGTTAAAAATGGATTGGGCCTTAAAATCCCTCCCTTAAATTTGATGTACCTCGCTGCTGCGCTTGAAAACGCTTCAATAACGGTTAAAATTATTGATGATGATTTGTATCAGGCTGGGTTCGATAAAATTACAAATTTAGCCTCAAAAATTGATCCTAAAGTTGTGGGAATTACTGCAACTACAGCAACAATAAAAAACGCTTTAGAATATATTAAAAACATTAAAAAAGCTTTACCCAATACATTAACTGTAATTGGAGGTCCACATCCCACTTTCATGCCATATGAAACATTAAAAAGTGAGAAAACATTGGATGCAGTTGTAATTGGGGAAGGGGAAGAAACTATAGTGGACATCGCTGACAATGCCAGAAAAAATCTTTCTGGAATTAAAGGAATTTCATACCGAAACGATGATAAAATCAGGAAAACACCATCAAGACCCCTAATAAAGGATCTAGATAGTTTACCCTTTCCTGCAAGACACCTCGTTCCTTTTAAGTCCTATGAACTCTCAAGCCAGGCAGGAGGGATGATTACAAGCAGAGGGTGTGTTTTTTCATGTAATTACTGTTCTTCATCCCTTATTATGGGTAAAAAATTCAGAACACGCAGTCCTGAAAATGTTGTGGATGAACTGGAAGAACTCTCCTACAAATATGGTTTAAAGGAAGTAGCATTCTTAGACGATATATTCATGTTAAATAAAAAAAGAGCAGGAATGATAGCAGATGAAATCAAATGCAGAGACATAGATGTAAGTTTTATAGCTTCCTCACGTGTTAACAATGTAGATAAGCGGCTACTAGAATCTCTTAAGGATTCAGGTATGAGTACATTGTACTGTGGTGTTGAATCAGGTTCGCAGCGTGTTTTGGATCTTATGGGAAAAGGCATCACCCTAAAACAAGCTGAAAACGCCTTCAAAATCGCTAAAAATGTCGGTATTGATGTTGTAGGCTCTTTTATCCTGGGTTATCCTGGAGAAACAGTTGAAGAGATGAATCAAACCATAGATTTTTCCATAAAACTTGATCCGGATTATTGTCAGTATTCCATATTAACACCCTTCCCAGGAACGCCAATATACTATGAACTGAAACATAAAGGGCTGCTGGATACAGAAAATTGGGATAGATATACAGTTATTAATTCTGTTATAAATTACGAAAAACTCGGATTAAGCAAAAAATTAGTTGAAAAAAAACTGGCCCGTGCTTATCTTAAATTCTATACCCGGCCAAAGTATGTTCTGAGTCACAGTAACATGTTTAAAGTTTTAATAAAGACCCTGTTTAGAAGCTATGTAATGCCAAAAATAAGGGGAGGAACACCTGAAGGATGGTATAACACACTAGAAAGTATAGAATAA
- the tes gene encoding tetraether lipid synthase Tes, which yields MVLKKIKSLCPECLQVIDAEIYEDEDNVEIRKECKNHGKFENTYWSSNELYKEASQYDHKGNGIENPQTYSNKECPSNCGLCREHESHTILGLIDVTNRCNLKCPVCFANAATAKYIYEPSYEEIRKMLRTLRANEPVPAPAIQYAGGEPTVRKDIVELVKLAKGEGFTHTQIATNGIKLAKNPELAEELKEAGLNTVYLQFDGVTEEPYIKARGRNLLPTKLEAIENCRKVELGIVLVPTLVKGVNDGQIGDIIKFAIDNIDIIRGINFQPVSFAGRTPSDEVEGQRVTIPYFENLVEEQTESQIKVEDFYPASSVIPISEFIEAIEGEKQVTFTCHPHCGTATYVFVEDDEIIPVTQFIDVDRFFNLLSKSAEDIKEGNITGKAKTIARATVELPRVIDRSKAPKSIDVKNILTSVFKERSYAALGEFHNKSMLIACMHFMDPWNFDQDRVKRCVIHYAVPDGRIIPFCSMNTIYREEIEKKFAISSGK from the coding sequence ATGGTCCTAAAAAAAATCAAAAGTCTCTGTCCTGAATGTCTCCAGGTAATCGATGCAGAAATTTATGAAGATGAAGACAATGTTGAAATAAGAAAAGAATGCAAAAATCATGGAAAATTTGAAAACACATACTGGAGCAGCAATGAACTTTACAAAGAGGCATCACAGTATGATCATAAAGGCAATGGAATTGAGAATCCTCAGACTTATTCAAATAAAGAATGCCCTTCAAATTGCGGACTATGTAGGGAACACGAAAGCCATACCATCCTTGGACTTATCGATGTAACCAATAGATGCAATTTGAAGTGCCCTGTTTGTTTTGCAAATGCTGCCACTGCAAAATATATTTACGAACCATCATATGAAGAAATAAGGAAAATGCTCCGGACATTAAGGGCTAATGAGCCAGTCCCAGCCCCTGCAATCCAATATGCTGGAGGAGAACCCACAGTACGGAAAGATATTGTTGAACTGGTAAAACTTGCAAAGGGGGAGGGATTTACACACACCCAGATTGCCACAAATGGAATAAAGCTTGCAAAAAACCCCGAACTAGCAGAAGAGCTTAAAGAAGCTGGTTTAAACACGGTTTATCTTCAGTTTGATGGAGTTACAGAGGAACCGTATATCAAAGCAAGGGGTAGAAATTTGCTTCCTACTAAATTAGAGGCAATCGAAAACTGTAGAAAAGTAGAATTAGGAATTGTTTTAGTCCCAACTCTTGTAAAAGGAGTGAATGATGGTCAGATAGGGGATATAATTAAATTTGCTATTGATAATATTGATATAATACGAGGGATCAACTTCCAGCCAGTTTCCTTTGCAGGAAGAACTCCATCTGATGAAGTAGAAGGGCAAAGAGTAACTATTCCTTACTTTGAAAATTTAGTGGAAGAACAGACAGAATCCCAGATAAAAGTTGAAGATTTTTACCCGGCATCATCAGTTATCCCCATTTCAGAGTTTATAGAAGCCATTGAAGGTGAAAAACAGGTTACATTTACCTGCCATCCTCATTGTGGCACTGCAACCTATGTTTTTGTTGAAGATGATGAAATCATTCCAGTCACCCAGTTTATAGATGTGGACCGGTTCTTTAATCTCCTATCAAAAAGTGCTGAAGATATTAAAGAAGGTAACATAACAGGGAAAGCAAAAACAATAGCAAGAGCCACAGTTGAGCTTCCCAGAGTAATAGACAGATCCAAAGCACCGAAATCGATTGATGTAAAGAATATTTTGACTTCAGTATTTAAAGAGAGGTCTTATGCAGCACTTGGTGAATTCCATAATAAATCAATGCTTATTGCATGCATGCACTTCATGGACCCATGGAACTTCGATCAAGATAGGGTTAAAAGGTGTGTAATTCACTATGCAGTTCCAGATGGGAGGATTATACCTTTCTGTTCCATGAATACAATCTACAGGGAAGAAATTGAGAAAAAGTTCGCTATTTCAAGTGGAAAATAA
- a CDS encoding nucleotidyltransferase domain-containing protein, whose translation MNKRKIAEKFSKSLDYPGIERVILFGSVARREDKEDSDIDLLIISANKIEAKNEVMRKVTDVLLETGIYVSAKVISPDEFERLQNTHFISQVKKEGVPIG comes from the coding sequence ATGAATAAAAGAAAAATAGCTGAAAAATTCTCAAAATCTTTGGATTACCCTGGAATAGAGAGGGTGATTTTATTTGGTTCAGTGGCTCGCAGGGAAGATAAAGAGGATTCTGATATTGATCTACTCATTATTTCCGCTAATAAAATTGAAGCCAAAAATGAGGTAATGAGAAAAGTTACTGACGTACTGCTTGAGACTGGAATTTATGTATCAGCTAAAGTTATTTCTCCAGATGAATTTGAACGGTTACAAAATACTCATTTCATCTCTCAAGTTAAAAAAGAGGGTGTCCCCATTGGATGA
- a CDS encoding TetR/AcrR family transcriptional regulator produces MKEKSFKRKKELIEAALDEFTTNRYENASLNKIIKNAGISKGTFYYHFQDKQAIYIFLLKTAYEKEWEYINKRVKERAIDFEGKDFFEKFKLQSQIGMEFGITYPKYMKLATMFRKEEENDEMHRIFQYVNSARENTAETWLVKMITHGIEDGDFNNRFPKDFIMKIMKCLFIHFDEMFDVGEDYEKGKLLEDINDLIDFLKYGFGKSSSKKII; encoded by the coding sequence ATGAAAGAAAAATCATTTAAAAGAAAGAAAGAACTTATTGAGGCTGCTTTAGATGAATTTACAACCAATCGCTATGAAAATGCTTCTTTAAATAAAATCATCAAAAATGCAGGCATCAGTAAAGGTACTTTTTACTATCACTTCCAGGACAAACAGGCAATTTACATTTTCCTGCTTAAAACAGCTTATGAAAAAGAATGGGAATACATTAATAAACGTGTTAAAGAACGCGCCATAGATTTTGAAGGAAAAGACTTTTTTGAAAAATTCAAGTTACAATCTCAAATTGGGATGGAATTCGGCATAACATACCCTAAATACATGAAATTAGCCACGATGTTTAGAAAAGAAGAGGAAAATGATGAAATGCATAGAATCTTCCAGTATGTAAACAGTGCTCGTGAAAATACTGCAGAAACATGGCTTGTAAAAATGATAACCCATGGAATAGAAGATGGAGATTTTAATAACAGGTTCCCTAAGGATTTTATCATGAAAATTATGAAATGTCTATTCATTCATTTTGATGAAATGTTCGATGTGGGGGAAGATTACGAGAAAGGAAAGCTTCTTGAAGATATTAATGATTTAATAGACTTTTTGAAATATGGATTTGGTAAATCAAGCTCAAAAAAAATAATTTAG
- the cas4 gene encoding CRISPR-associated protein Cas4 — MLSNSEKHLQIMGTQINYYFICHTKLWFFSHHIQMEQESDLVSMGKQLHQGTYQKEKRDYTIDNLISIDFIKKGDMLEVHEVKKSKKMEKAHEYQLLYYLYYLSVVKGVENLVGMINYPKIRKKVTLEWDGSRKDELKELTNKVANLVDGNMPKPLKTPTCRKCAYYELCWV, encoded by the coding sequence ATGCTTTCCAACAGTGAAAAACACCTACAAATTATGGGAACCCAGATCAACTACTACTTCATATGCCACACTAAGTTATGGTTCTTTTCGCACCATATCCAGATGGAACAGGAATCAGATCTGGTTTCCATGGGAAAACAACTCCACCAGGGCACCTACCAGAAAGAAAAAAGGGATTACACAATTGACAACCTCATAAGCATAGATTTCATCAAGAAAGGAGATATGCTAGAGGTTCATGAGGTTAAAAAGAGTAAAAAAATGGAGAAAGCCCATGAATATCAGCTTTTATACTACCTTTACTACTTGAGTGTGGTTAAAGGTGTGGAAAATCTGGTGGGGATGATAAACTATCCTAAAATAAGAAAAAAAGTCACTCTAGAATGGGACGGTTCAAGAAAAGATGAATTAAAAGAATTAACTAATAAAGTAGCTAACTTAGTCGATGGAAATATGCCTAAACCTCTGAAAACACCTACTTGTAGGAAATGTGCATATTATGAGCTTTGTTGGGTTTAA
- the cas8a1 gene encoding type I-B CRISPR-associated protein Cas8b1/Cst1 has product MSGVKLYEFTGNPFVDAGIWALSQWINKKPEELNKEDLKGVVDDLTYVYLNKKWSKNLFSVFPNNPLTNPSVKDKKERYSKFLLELIDAIDVPDVTGDCISCGRRNKIERWGKDKIPLTGSKKFINYFSYGTDGADYCPACTFAVQFVPLVMYACGNMLLLHSNSAKVMKYWSRRAVENVKKQIVAGEFTGCYNEGYKNPVNALFHVIQDVILHYDEKWYLEKPSISFYHFTNYNQGPNLNIYHVPTPVFTFLAYIPHHEKYDDWLKIVRSGYWRVNWEKVKEGGEYKNNPNMVYNNLLEGKSIIKFFIDRRNKEAIGGWDLITHYLEEVRNMDENRINAIKRVGNELADYIETVDDMKTLQKLETATNYRNYRNLLRIIIKKRIENGIEDPLFTFEEYVNYLFPEGNLTWRETQDLILFRIYEKLQKWIIEQGKEDEIVTSSEIEEELQEAE; this is encoded by the coding sequence ATGTCTGGTGTAAAATTGTATGAATTCACAGGAAATCCATTCGTAGATGCGGGGATCTGGGCATTAAGCCAATGGATAAATAAAAAACCAGAAGAGTTAAATAAAGAAGATTTAAAAGGGGTAGTAGACGATTTAACCTACGTTTATTTGAATAAAAAATGGTCCAAAAACTTATTTTCAGTTTTCCCAAACAATCCACTAACCAACCCTTCTGTAAAGGACAAAAAAGAACGTTATTCTAAGTTTTTATTAGAATTAATAGATGCAATAGATGTTCCGGATGTGACCGGTGACTGTATCTCCTGTGGTCGGAGAAACAAGATAGAAAGATGGGGTAAAGACAAAATACCATTGACAGGTTCAAAGAAATTTATAAATTACTTCTCTTATGGCACAGATGGTGCTGATTACTGTCCTGCATGCACTTTTGCTGTTCAATTCGTTCCCCTGGTAATGTATGCCTGTGGAAATATGTTACTTTTACATTCAAATTCTGCAAAAGTGATGAAATACTGGTCTAGGCGAGCTGTTGAAAATGTGAAAAAACAGATTGTAGCCGGTGAATTTACAGGATGCTACAATGAGGGATATAAGAACCCTGTTAATGCTCTTTTCCATGTAATTCAGGATGTGATCCTACATTACGATGAAAAATGGTATCTTGAAAAACCTTCAATATCTTTTTATCACTTTACCAATTACAATCAGGGTCCAAATTTGAATATTTACCATGTTCCCACTCCTGTTTTTACATTTCTAGCGTATATCCCTCATCATGAGAAATATGATGATTGGTTAAAGATAGTCAGAAGTGGTTATTGGCGTGTGAACTGGGAAAAGGTAAAAGAAGGTGGAGAATATAAAAACAATCCTAATATGGTTTATAACAATCTTTTAGAAGGAAAATCCATTATTAAGTTTTTCATTGATAGAAGAAACAAGGAAGCAATAGGAGGATGGGATTTAATTACACATTATCTTGAAGAGGTGCGAAATATGGATGAAAATAGAATAAATGCAATAAAAAGGGTTGGGAACGAGCTTGCAGATTATATAGAAACTGTTGATGATATGAAAACATTGCAAAAACTGGAAACAGCCACTAACTACAGAAATTATCGTAATTTGCTTAGAATCATAATCAAAAAGAGAATAGAAAATGGTATTGAAGACCCATTATTCACATTTGAGGAATACGTTAATTACCTGTTTCCAGAGGGTAATTTAACTTGGAGAGAAACTCAGGATCTGATCCTATTTAGAATATATGAAAAATTACAGAAATGGATAATCGAACAGGGTAAAGAGGATGAAATAGTAACATCGTCTGAAATAGAAGAAGAACTTCAGGAGGCAGAATAA